A single region of the Streptomyces sp. ITFR-16 genome encodes:
- a CDS encoding putative leader peptide, producing the protein MPPVTCPPVRVLAPRRRVHLYSRPHIDLQRVAGALCCS; encoded by the coding sequence GTGCCACCGGTGACTTGCCCGCCCGTCAGGGTGCTGGCCCCGCGCCGCCGCGTCCATCTCTACTCCCGGCCCCACATCGACCTCCAGCGCGTGGCCGGCGCGCTCTGTTGTTCCTGA
- a CDS encoding NtaA/DmoA family FMN-dependent monooxygenase (This protein belongs to a clade of FMN-dependent monooxygenases, within a broader family of flavin-dependent oxidoreductases, the luciferase-like monooxygenase (LMM) family, some of whose members use coenzyme F420 rather than FMN.), translated as MSTDNGAGHRSGRPRKQIHLAAHFPGVNNTTVWSDPAAGSHVEFSSFAHFARTAERAKFDFLFLAEGLRLREQGGKIYDLDVVGRPDTFTVLSALAAVTEHLGLTGTINSTFNEPYEVARQFASLDHLSGGRAAWNVVTSWDAFTGENFRRGGFLPQEERYSRAKEFLATANELFDSWRGDEIVADQEAGTFLRDARAGAFAHQGRHFGIEGRFNVPRSPQGRPVIFQAGDSDEGREFAAQGADAIFSRYSTLKEGQAFYTDVKGRLARHGRTPDQLLILPAATFVLGDTDAEAQELAREVRRQQVSGATAIKHLEFVWNRDLSGYDPEGPLPDIDPDPGEHTIARGRAQVRMYRDPLATAREWRELAAAKNWSIRDLVVETGNRQSFVGSPATVAATIDDFVQADAADGFILVPHITPGGLDVFADTVVPLLQERGVFRTEYEGTTLRDHLGLAHPDHARAGRVAS; from the coding sequence ATGAGCACCGACAACGGCGCAGGCCACCGCAGCGGCAGGCCGCGCAAGCAGATCCATCTCGCCGCGCACTTCCCCGGCGTCAACAACACCACCGTCTGGAGCGACCCCGCCGCGGGCAGCCACGTCGAGTTCAGCTCCTTCGCCCACTTCGCCCGCACCGCCGAACGTGCCAAGTTCGACTTCCTGTTCCTCGCCGAGGGGCTGAGACTGCGCGAACAGGGCGGGAAGATCTACGACCTGGACGTGGTGGGGCGCCCCGACACCTTCACCGTGCTGTCCGCCCTGGCCGCCGTCACCGAACACCTCGGCCTGACCGGCACCATCAACTCCACCTTCAACGAGCCCTACGAGGTGGCCCGCCAGTTCGCCAGCCTCGACCACCTCTCGGGCGGGCGCGCCGCGTGGAACGTCGTCACCTCGTGGGACGCCTTCACCGGCGAGAACTTCCGCCGGGGCGGATTCCTCCCGCAGGAGGAGCGCTACTCCCGGGCCAAGGAGTTCCTGGCCACCGCGAACGAACTCTTCGACTCCTGGCGCGGCGACGAGATCGTCGCGGACCAGGAGGCCGGCACCTTCCTGCGGGACGCGCGGGCCGGAGCCTTCGCCCACCAGGGCCGGCACTTCGGCATCGAGGGGCGGTTCAACGTCCCGCGCAGCCCGCAGGGCCGCCCGGTGATCTTCCAGGCGGGCGACTCCGACGAGGGACGCGAGTTCGCCGCCCAGGGCGCCGACGCGATCTTCAGCCGGTACAGCACCCTCAAGGAGGGCCAGGCGTTCTACACGGACGTCAAGGGCCGCCTCGCCCGCCACGGCCGCACCCCCGACCAGCTGCTGATCCTGCCCGCCGCGACCTTCGTCCTCGGGGACACGGACGCCGAGGCGCAGGAACTGGCCCGCGAGGTACGCCGGCAGCAGGTCAGCGGCGCCACCGCGATCAAGCACCTCGAATTCGTCTGGAACCGCGATCTGTCCGGCTACGACCCGGAAGGACCACTGCCCGACATCGACCCGGACCCCGGCGAACACACCATCGCGCGCGGCCGTGCCCAGGTGCGGATGTACCGCGACCCCCTGGCCACCGCCCGGGAGTGGCGGGAGCTGGCGGCGGCCAAGAACTGGTCGATCCGCGACCTCGTCGTCGAGACCGGCAACCGGCAGTCCTTCGTCGGCTCACCGGCCACCGTCGCCGCCACCATCGACGACTTCGTCCAGGCCGACGCCGCCGACGGATTCATCCTCGTCCCGCACATCACCCCCGGCGGGCTGGACGTCTTCGCCGACACCGTGGTCCCGCTGCTCCAGGAACGGGGCGTCTTCCGTACGGAGTACGAGGGCACGACCCTGCGCGACCACCTGGGCCTCGCCCATCCCGACCACGCCCGGGCCGGGCGGGTGGCGTCATGA
- a CDS encoding ATP-binding cassette domain-containing protein, translating into MADAPVLSLRGISKRFGAVQALSGFDLDVHPGEVVALVGDNGAGKSTAVKTIAGVNSPDEGVIEWQGRRVTIGRPHDAQNLGIATVYQDLALCDNLDVVGNLFLGRELRRFGVLDEVRMDQRSRELLDTLSIRIPSVRIPVASLSGGQRQTVAIARSLIGEPKVVILDEPTAALGVEQTAEVLDLVERLREQGLGTILVSHNMVDVMAVADRIAVMRLGRNNGFFDRRSTTTEEIISAITGATDSAVTRRQARKREEER; encoded by the coding sequence TTGGCGGACGCACCTGTGCTCTCCCTGCGGGGAATCTCCAAACGGTTCGGCGCCGTCCAGGCGCTCTCCGGCTTCGATCTGGACGTCCACCCAGGCGAGGTCGTCGCGCTCGTCGGCGACAACGGCGCCGGCAAGTCCACCGCGGTCAAGACGATCGCGGGCGTCAACTCGCCGGACGAGGGCGTCATCGAATGGCAGGGCCGCCGGGTCACCATCGGCCGCCCCCACGACGCCCAGAACCTGGGCATCGCCACCGTCTACCAGGACCTGGCGCTCTGCGACAACCTCGATGTCGTCGGCAACCTCTTCCTCGGCCGCGAGCTGCGCCGCTTCGGCGTGCTCGACGAGGTCCGCATGGACCAGCGCTCGCGCGAACTGCTCGACACCCTGTCGATCCGCATCCCGAGCGTGCGCATCCCCGTCGCCTCCCTCTCCGGAGGGCAGCGCCAGACCGTGGCCATCGCCCGCTCGCTGATCGGCGAACCGAAGGTCGTCATCCTCGACGAGCCCACCGCCGCCCTCGGCGTGGAGCAGACCGCCGAAGTCCTCGACCTGGTCGAACGGCTCAGGGAACAGGGCCTGGGCACCATCCTGGTCAGCCACAACATGGTCGACGTGATGGCCGTCGCCGACCGGATCGCCGTCATGCGCCTCGGCCGGAACAACGGCTTCTTCGACCGGCGGTCGACGACCACCGAGGAGATCATCTCCGCCATCACCGGGGCCACCGACAGCGCCGTCACCCGCCGCCAGGCACGCAAGCGGGAGGAGGAGCGATGA
- a CDS encoding LLM class flavin-dependent oxidoreductase, with protein sequence MSASPSLYPPLSAPLHLAVALNGAGWHPAAWREPSARPAELLTAAYWADLVAEAERGLLDFVTIEDALGLQSSHPTEPDDRTDQERGRLDAVLIAARVAPLTRHIGLVPTVITTHTEPFHISKAIATLDYVSTGRAGVRVQVSARQNEAAHFGRRTFPPFRIEDLDTPAVRELTAELFEEAGDYVEAVRRLWDSWEDDAEIRDVATGRFVDRDKLHYIDFEGRHFSVKGPSITPRPPQGQPLVSALAHQRLPFRLVARSTDLGYITPHDNDQARAITDEIRTEHAASGRDGEAPHIFGDLVVFLDDDPAAAADRRDRLDGLAGHPYTSDAQIFTGTPADLADLLLERREAGLTGFRLRPAVIGHDLQAITRGLVPELQRRGAFRTAYEADTLRGLLGLSRPANRYATA encoded by the coding sequence GTGTCCGCATCGCCATCGCTGTACCCTCCCCTGTCCGCACCCCTCCACCTCGCCGTCGCGCTCAACGGCGCCGGCTGGCACCCGGCGGCCTGGCGCGAGCCGTCCGCCCGCCCAGCCGAGCTGCTCACCGCCGCGTACTGGGCCGACCTCGTCGCCGAGGCCGAGCGCGGACTCCTGGACTTCGTGACGATCGAGGACGCCCTCGGGCTCCAGTCCTCGCACCCCACCGAGCCCGACGACCGCACCGACCAGGAACGCGGCCGGCTCGACGCGGTGCTCATCGCGGCCCGGGTCGCCCCGCTCACCCGGCACATCGGCCTCGTCCCGACCGTGATCACCACCCACACCGAGCCGTTCCACATATCCAAGGCCATCGCCACGCTCGACTACGTCAGCACGGGCCGGGCCGGCGTCCGCGTCCAGGTCTCGGCCAGGCAGAACGAGGCGGCCCACTTCGGCCGCCGTACGTTCCCGCCCTTCCGCATCGAGGACCTGGACACCCCGGCCGTACGGGAGCTGACCGCCGAACTCTTCGAGGAGGCAGGCGACTACGTGGAGGCGGTCCGCCGCCTGTGGGACAGCTGGGAGGACGACGCGGAGATCCGGGACGTCGCCACGGGCCGGTTCGTCGACCGCGACAAGCTCCACTACATCGACTTCGAGGGCCGCCACTTCAGCGTCAAGGGCCCCTCCATCACCCCCCGGCCGCCCCAGGGCCAGCCCCTCGTCAGCGCCCTGGCGCACCAGCGGCTGCCCTTCCGGCTGGTCGCCCGCTCCACGGACCTCGGCTACATCACCCCGCACGACAACGACCAGGCCCGCGCGATCACCGACGAGATCCGCACCGAGCACGCGGCCTCGGGCCGGGACGGCGAGGCCCCGCACATCTTCGGGGACCTCGTGGTCTTCCTCGACGACGACCCCGCCGCCGCGGCGGACCGCCGGGACCGGCTGGACGGCCTCGCCGGACACCCGTACACCAGCGACGCGCAGATCTTCACCGGCACCCCCGCGGACCTGGCCGACCTCCTCCTGGAGCGCCGCGAGGCCGGGCTGACCGGCTTCCGGCTGCGGCCGGCCGTGATCGGCCACGATCTGCAGGCGATCACCCGCGGCCTGGTGCCCGAACTCCAGCGACGCGGCGCCTTCCGGACCGCCTACGAGGCCGACACCCTGCGCGGGCTGCTCGGGCTCTCCCGCCCCGCCAACCGCTACGCCACCGCCTGA
- a CDS encoding LLM class flavin-dependent oxidoreductase, whose product MKFLAITLIVHAPDPVTGVLKPTGERFREVIDNAVLAEELGFDGFGVGERHERPFISSSPPVVLSHIAALTSRIRLFTAVTTLSLLDPVRAYEDYATLDHLSGGRLELIIGKGNGTAQRDLFHVTAEDQWDRNAESYELFRQIWRQDKVTASPRFRPGLVEAEVWPRPYQRPVRVWHGSATSRESVDLAARYGDPLFSANVTNPIEPYAELIRYYRQRWEHYGHDPALATVGAGSAGFYTARTSQEAVAAYRPVFEGYLGFQKRLGVEPVFPTLEDFVERSSALIGSPQQVIEKVHRYHEQFGHTVLHLHADAGGLTDAQHRASLERFQSEVAPVLRREIPDPPFAWAPVLAEGAEAAGPADDRGPAFLPTTG is encoded by the coding sequence ATGAAGTTCCTGGCCATCACCCTCATCGTGCACGCCCCGGACCCGGTGACCGGCGTCCTGAAGCCGACCGGCGAACGCTTCCGCGAGGTGATCGACAACGCGGTCCTCGCCGAGGAGCTCGGCTTCGACGGCTTCGGCGTCGGAGAGCGGCACGAGCGGCCGTTCATCTCCTCCTCGCCCCCGGTCGTGCTCAGCCACATCGCCGCACTCACCTCCCGCATCCGGCTGTTCACCGCCGTCACCACACTCAGCCTGCTGGACCCGGTGCGCGCCTACGAGGACTACGCCACGCTCGACCACCTCTCCGGCGGCCGCCTCGAACTCATCATCGGCAAGGGCAACGGGACCGCCCAGCGCGACCTGTTCCACGTCACGGCCGAGGACCAGTGGGACCGCAACGCCGAGAGCTACGAGCTGTTCCGGCAGATCTGGCGCCAGGACAAGGTGACCGCGTCGCCCCGCTTCCGCCCCGGGCTGGTCGAGGCCGAGGTCTGGCCGAGGCCCTACCAGCGGCCCGTCCGGGTGTGGCACGGCAGCGCCACCAGCCGTGAGTCGGTCGACCTGGCCGCGCGCTACGGCGATCCGCTCTTCTCGGCGAACGTCACCAACCCGATCGAGCCGTACGCCGAGCTGATCCGCTACTACCGTCAGCGGTGGGAGCACTACGGCCACGACCCGGCCCTGGCCACGGTCGGCGCGGGATCGGCGGGCTTCTACACCGCCCGGACCTCCCAGGAGGCCGTCGCCGCCTACCGGCCGGTCTTCGAGGGCTATCTCGGCTTCCAGAAGCGGCTGGGCGTCGAGCCGGTGTTCCCGACCCTGGAGGACTTCGTCGAGCGCAGCTCCGCGCTGATCGGCAGCCCGCAGCAGGTGATCGAGAAGGTGCACCGCTACCACGAGCAGTTCGGGCACACCGTCCTGCACCTGCACGCGGACGCGGGCGGCCTCACCGACGCCCAGCACCGGGCCTCCCTCGAACGCTTCCAGTCCGAGGTGGCGCCCGTGCTGCGCCGGGAGATCCCCGACCCGCCGTTCGCCTGGGCCCCGGTCCTCGCCGAGGGCGCCGAGGCGGCCGGACCCGCCGATGACCGCGGCCCCGCCTTCCTCCCGACGACCGGCTGA
- a CDS encoding ABC transporter permease subunit, translating into MTGKRARDDDAQQPAQGAMPAVDTRLLVREEGVRGYAAEFWRKMRSGELGSLPVVLAVIIIWTVFGSLNSTFLSAQNLSDLSQQIVGTGMIAVGIVFVLLLGEIDLSVGSVSGLCAAIFAVLNVLNGMNEWLALLVAVLGGAAAGLIQGFFFAKVGVPAFVVTLAGNLAWNGLMLQVLGASGTVNIPGDSIVAKIYSTIYGSPAAAYAAAAVGVGLFLAASLLDAARRRAARVPSRPIAEIVLRTAVIAAIAFVTAYILNQYQGLPLALLIFLVLLVVLDFVLRRTTYGRKIFAVGGNVEGARRAGISVAFVRMTVFSIAGTMAAVGGLFLAGQIQSASQTSGGGNLLMNVIAAAVIGGTSLFGGRGSVWSALLGALVIGSIQSGMNIMGVSNAVQFMITGSVLLAAVVVDSLSRRSQKAAGRA; encoded by the coding sequence ATGACCGGGAAGCGAGCGCGCGACGACGACGCCCAGCAGCCGGCCCAGGGCGCGATGCCCGCCGTGGACACCCGCCTGCTGGTGCGCGAGGAGGGCGTGCGGGGGTACGCGGCGGAGTTCTGGCGCAAGATGCGCAGCGGGGAGCTGGGCTCCCTGCCCGTCGTCCTCGCCGTGATCATCATCTGGACGGTGTTCGGCAGCCTCAACAGCACCTTCCTCTCGGCCCAGAACCTCTCCGACCTCAGCCAGCAGATCGTCGGCACCGGCATGATCGCCGTCGGGATCGTCTTCGTCCTGCTGCTCGGCGAGATCGACCTCTCCGTCGGCTCCGTCAGCGGACTGTGTGCCGCGATCTTCGCCGTGCTCAACGTACTGAACGGCATGAACGAGTGGCTGGCCCTCCTGGTCGCCGTCCTCGGCGGGGCCGCCGCAGGGCTCATCCAGGGCTTCTTCTTCGCGAAGGTCGGCGTGCCCGCGTTCGTCGTCACCCTGGCCGGCAACCTCGCCTGGAACGGGCTGATGCTCCAGGTGCTCGGCGCCAGCGGCACCGTCAACATCCCCGGCGACAGCATCGTCGCCAAGATCTACTCGACCATCTACGGCAGCCCGGCCGCCGCCTATGCGGCCGCCGCGGTCGGCGTCGGACTGTTCCTCGCCGCGTCCCTGCTGGACGCCGCGCGCCGCAGGGCGGCCCGGGTACCGTCCCGGCCCATCGCCGAGATCGTGCTGCGTACGGCCGTCATCGCCGCCATCGCCTTCGTCACCGCGTACATCCTCAACCAGTACCAGGGGCTGCCGCTGGCCCTCCTGATCTTCCTGGTCCTGCTGGTCGTCCTCGACTTCGTGCTGCGCCGCACGACCTACGGCCGCAAGATCTTCGCCGTCGGCGGCAACGTCGAGGGCGCGCGACGGGCCGGCATCAGTGTGGCGTTCGTCCGGATGACCGTCTTCTCGATCGCCGGGACCATGGCGGCGGTCGGCGGTCTCTTCCTGGCCGGTCAGATCCAGTCCGCGAGCCAGACCTCCGGCGGCGGCAACCTGCTGATGAACGTCATCGCCGCCGCCGTCATCGGCGGCACCAGCCTCTTCGGCGGCCGCGGTTCGGTCTGGTCGGCCCTGCTCGGCGCACTGGTCATCGGGTCCATCCAGTCCGGGATGAACATCATGGGCGTCAGCAACGCCGTCCAGTTCATGATCACCGGATCGGTCCTGCTGGCGGCCGTCGTCGTCGACTCCCTGTCCCGCCGCAGCCAGAAGGCGGCCGGCCGCGCCTGA